In one Lolium rigidum isolate FL_2022 chromosome 3, APGP_CSIRO_Lrig_0.1, whole genome shotgun sequence genomic region, the following are encoded:
- the LOC124704697 gene encoding nascent polypeptide-associated complex subunit beta-like has protein sequence MNKERLMKMAGAVRTGGKGTVRRKKKAVHKTATTDDKRLQSTLKRVGVNTIPAIEEVNIFKDDLVIQFANPKVQASIAANTWVVSGTPQTKKLQDVLPGIINQLGPDNMEHLKRIAEEMQKQVAAQGAVQAKEENDDDVPQLVPGETFEEVAA, from the exons ATGAACAAGGAGAGGCTCATGAAGATGGCCGGCGCCGTCCGCACCGGCGGGAAAGGCACCGTGCGCCG GAAGAAGAAGGCGGTGCACAAGACGGCGACCACGGACGACAAGCGGCTGCAGAGCACGCTCAAGAGGGTGGGCGTCAACACCATCCCGGCCATCGAGGAGGTCAACATCTTCAAGGACGACCTCGTCATCCAGTTCGCCAACCCCAAAG TGCAAGCCTCCATCGCCGCAAACACATGGGTGGTCAGTGGAACCCCCCAGACCAAGA AGCTACAAGATGTTCTTCCTGGGATCATCAACCAATTGG GTCCTGACAACATGGAGCACCTGAAGAGGATTGCTGAGGAGATGCAGAAGCAGGTGGCTGCTCAAGGCGCCGTCCAGGCCAAGGAGGAGAACGACGACGACGTACCACAGCTTGTTCCCGGAGAGACTTTTGAAGAAGTAGCAGCCTGA